A part of Streptomyces sp. NBC_01210 genomic DNA contains:
- a CDS encoding carbohydrate ABC transporter permease, producing MTATTAAPAASTLLPPAARRARRRTAALGLLAWVAGIGFCLPAAWMLLTSLHSEADAATNPPSLGAPLTLAGYREFFGAGGGPSPWPSLINSLTASAFSTLLVLVLALPAAYALSIRRVRKWTDVMFFFLSTKMLPVVAGLLPVYLFAKNAGMLDNIWLLVILYTSMNLPIAVWMMQSFLADVPVSIIEAAQVDGARLPTVLARVVAPVAAPGIAATALICFIFSWNELLFARVLTGVVAQTAPVYLTGFVTSQGLFLAQLCAASVVVSLPVLAAGYAAQDKLVQGLSLGAVK from the coding sequence ATGACCGCCACCACGGCCGCCCCGGCTGCTTCGACACTGCTGCCACCCGCCGCCCGCAGGGCCAGGCGCCGCACCGCAGCGCTCGGCCTGCTGGCCTGGGTGGCGGGCATCGGGTTCTGTCTGCCGGCCGCATGGATGCTGCTGACCTCACTGCACTCGGAGGCGGACGCGGCGACCAATCCGCCCTCGCTCGGCGCGCCCTTGACCCTCGCCGGCTACCGGGAGTTCTTCGGCGCGGGCGGCGGCCCCAGCCCGTGGCCGTCCCTGATCAACTCCCTGACCGCGTCTGCCTTCTCCACGCTGCTGGTGCTCGTCCTCGCCCTCCCGGCGGCGTACGCACTCTCCATCCGGCGCGTACGCAAGTGGACGGACGTGATGTTCTTCTTCCTGTCCACCAAGATGCTCCCGGTCGTCGCCGGTCTGCTGCCCGTCTACCTCTTCGCGAAGAACGCCGGGATGCTGGACAACATCTGGCTCCTCGTCATTCTCTACACCTCGATGAATCTGCCGATCGCGGTCTGGATGATGCAGTCCTTCCTCGCGGACGTACCCGTCTCCATCATCGAAGCCGCGCAGGTCGACGGCGCCCGGCTGCCGACCGTGCTGGCCCGGGTCGTAGCGCCGGTGGCCGCTCCCGGGATCGCGGCAACCGCCCTGATCTGCTTCATCTTCAGCTGGAACGAGCTGCTCTTCGCCCGCGTGCTCACCGGCGTGGTCGCCCAGACCGCGCCCGTCTATCTGACCGGATTCGTCACCAGTCAGGGCCTGTTCCTCGCCCAGCTGTGCGCCGCGTCCGTCGTTGTGTCCCTGCCGGTGCTCGCCGCCGGTTACGCCGCCCAGGACAAGCTCGTCCAGGGCCTTTCCCTTGGAGCTGTTAAATGA
- a CDS encoding zinc-dependent alcohol dehydrogenase family protein has product MRAAIVEGPGKVSVTTVPDPTPGPREVVVSVASCGLCGTDLHILQGEFAPTLPILPGHEFAGEIVGIGRDVTELAVGDKVAVDPSLHCHECRYCRAGRGNLCDRWAAIGVTVPGGAAEFAVAPVANCVRLPDHIDVRDAALIEPLSCAVRGYDVLNSSTLGAKVLIYGSGTMGLMMLELAKRTGAAGVDILDVNPDRLATASLLGCSRSAATAEELEQPGGWDFVIDATGNAGAIQDGLGRVAKGGTFLQFGVADYATTAVIEPYRIYNQEITITGSMAVLHSYERAAALFATGVLDPSVFISDRLPLDQYPEAIDRFKAGIGRKIVVEP; this is encoded by the coding sequence ATGAGGGCAGCGATCGTCGAAGGCCCCGGCAAGGTCTCCGTCACGACGGTTCCCGACCCCACCCCGGGACCGCGGGAGGTCGTCGTCTCGGTGGCCTCGTGCGGTCTGTGCGGCACTGATCTGCACATTCTGCAGGGCGAGTTCGCGCCCACGCTGCCGATCCTGCCCGGCCATGAGTTCGCCGGTGAGATCGTGGGCATCGGGAGGGATGTCACCGAACTGGCCGTCGGCGACAAGGTCGCGGTCGACCCGTCCCTGCACTGTCACGAATGCCGCTACTGCCGGGCGGGACGCGGCAACCTCTGCGACCGGTGGGCGGCCATCGGCGTCACCGTGCCCGGCGGTGCGGCCGAGTTCGCCGTCGCCCCCGTCGCGAACTGCGTACGCCTGCCGGATCACATCGACGTCAGGGACGCGGCGCTGATCGAGCCGCTGTCCTGCGCGGTCCGCGGATACGACGTGCTCAACAGCAGCACCCTCGGCGCCAAGGTGCTGATCTACGGCTCGGGGACCATGGGCCTGATGATGCTGGAGCTCGCCAAACGCACAGGCGCCGCGGGCGTGGACATCCTCGACGTCAATCCGGACCGCCTCGCGACGGCCTCGCTCCTCGGCTGTTCCCGCTCGGCAGCCACCGCCGAGGAGCTGGAGCAGCCGGGCGGCTGGGACTTCGTCATCGACGCGACCGGCAATGCGGGGGCCATCCAGGACGGCCTCGGACGGGTCGCCAAGGGAGGCACCTTCCTGCAGTTCGGGGTCGCCGACTACGCGACGACCGCGGTGATCGAGCCGTACCGGATCTACAACCAGGAGATCACCATCACCGGCTCCATGGCGGTGCTGCACAGCTATGAGCGGGCCGCCGCGCTCTTCGCGACCGGGGTGCTCGACCCGTCCGTCTTCATCAGCGACCGGCTGCCGCTGGACCAGTACCCCGAAGCCATCGACCGGTTCAAGGCGGGCATCGGCCGCAAGATCGTGGTGGAGCCGTGA
- a CDS encoding PfkB family carbohydrate kinase, producing the protein MSDGPDGVLVLGEALVDLVPVPSEPDVRRAQPGGAPANVAVGLARLGMPVAFAGALGGDGFARSIERRLADAGVDLTRCARSDLPTALAVADPGETGTGYHFHLQSTATFRFPDRAADVGRFGAVYVGGLAAVVEPAAQAVASTAQAAARHSLVVVDPNVREDRTIDPRRSLGLLRDLCALAHVVKASDEDLLRLWPDRDPDESCRRLAGEGRLVVMTRGSRGAAAYTPAGPPVCVPAVPVDVVNTIGAGDAFMAGVLAWLGTRAGWDRTLSPDRAVGMLEFAAQVAASVVTQTGTEPTAPAHA; encoded by the coding sequence GTGAGCGACGGGCCCGACGGAGTCCTGGTACTGGGCGAAGCGCTCGTCGATCTCGTCCCCGTGCCGAGCGAGCCGGACGTCAGGCGCGCGCAGCCCGGCGGCGCACCCGCCAATGTGGCGGTCGGCCTCGCGCGCCTCGGCATGCCCGTCGCCTTCGCCGGAGCGCTCGGCGGTGACGGCTTCGCGCGGAGCATCGAACGGCGGTTGGCGGACGCCGGCGTGGACCTCACCCGCTGCGCCCGCTCCGACCTCCCCACGGCACTGGCGGTCGCCGATCCGGGGGAGACGGGGACCGGCTACCACTTCCACCTCCAGTCCACCGCGACCTTCCGGTTCCCGGACCGGGCGGCCGACGTCGGGCGCTTCGGCGCGGTGTACGTGGGAGGCCTGGCCGCGGTCGTCGAACCGGCGGCGCAGGCCGTCGCCTCGACCGCGCAGGCGGCCGCCCGGCACTCGCTGGTGGTGGTGGACCCCAATGTGCGCGAGGACCGTACGATCGATCCCCGCCGGAGCCTGGGGCTGCTCCGTGATCTGTGCGCGCTGGCCCATGTGGTGAAGGCGAGCGACGAGGACCTGCTGCGGCTGTGGCCGGACAGGGATCCGGACGAGAGCTGCCGCAGGCTTGCCGGGGAGGGGCGCCTGGTGGTGATGACACGCGGCTCCCGCGGCGCCGCCGCCTACACCCCGGCCGGTCCGCCCGTCTGCGTACCGGCCGTCCCGGTCGATGTGGTCAACACCATCGGCGCCGGGGACGCCTTCATGGCGGGCGTCCTCGCCTGGCTCGGCACCAGGGCCGGCTGGGATCGCACGCTGAGCCCGGACCGTGCGGTGGGCATGCTGGAGTTCGCGGCACAGGTGGCGGCTTCGGTCGTCACCCAGACGGGAACCGAGCCGACGGCCCCCGCCCACGCGTGA
- a CDS encoding cysteine hydrolase family protein, with the protein MKIAESAALVVVDVQKGFDELDFWGRRNNPEADENIASLIDVWQATGRPVVFVRHDSSKPDSPLRQGHEGNGFKEYVEQRRGKGAAAELFVTKTVNSAFYGTPDLDAWFRAEGISQFVVAGIQTNMCAETTARMGGNLGYEVLFALDATYTFDLEGPFGWRRTADELAQASAVSLHGGGFATVVTTKELVAAAA; encoded by the coding sequence ATGAAGATTGCAGAGAGCGCAGCACTGGTCGTGGTGGACGTACAGAAGGGCTTCGATGAGCTGGACTTCTGGGGTCGGCGGAACAACCCGGAGGCTGACGAGAACATCGCCTCGCTCATCGACGTATGGCAGGCCACGGGGCGGCCGGTCGTCTTCGTCCGGCACGACTCGTCGAAGCCGGACTCGCCGCTGCGGCAGGGACACGAGGGGAACGGCTTCAAGGAGTACGTCGAGCAGCGGCGCGGAAAGGGGGCCGCGGCGGAGCTGTTTGTGACGAAGACCGTGAATTCGGCCTTCTACGGGACGCCGGACCTGGACGCGTGGTTCAGGGCTGAGGGCATCTCGCAGTTCGTGGTGGCCGGGATCCAGACCAATATGTGCGCGGAGACGACGGCACGGATGGGTGGAAACCTTGGGTACGAGGTGCTCTTCGCGCTGGACGCGACGTACACGTTCGATCTTGAGGGGCCGTTCGGCTGGCGGCGGACCGCGGACGAACTGGCGCAGGCGTCGGCCGTGTCACTGCACGGCGGAGGCTTCGCGACGGTGGTGACGACCAAGGAGCTCGTGGCCGCAGCGGCCTGA
- a CDS encoding GlxA family transcriptional regulator has protein sequence MSADPVPYRVALVSFPGVRAFDVSVITEVWGTDRTDRGVPAFDLRRVAADTTPVRMRGGLSLTPDRTLAWLARADLILVPGLDDHLTRAPEPVLEALRRAHVRGTTIAALCGGAFTLAQAGLLDGRRAVTHWNLVDLLRAHHPRVTVESDALFIEDGSIWTAAGTAAGIDLCLHLVRTAHGAEAAATIARSMVTAPFRTGTQAQFIEHPTPRTDRDADALASVREYALHHLHEPLGVADLAAHAGMSARSFARHFAAATGATPLRWLLDQRIAAAQKLLEHTDLPMPEVARRTGFGSEITMRQHFAARLATSPRACRASFASHASRGPGTEPPASAHA, from the coding sequence GTGTCCGCCGACCCCGTCCCGTACCGTGTCGCCCTCGTCAGCTTCCCGGGCGTACGAGCCTTCGACGTCTCGGTCATCACCGAGGTCTGGGGCACGGATCGCACCGACCGCGGCGTCCCCGCCTTCGACCTGCGCCGCGTCGCCGCCGACACCACGCCCGTCCGCATGCGCGGGGGTCTCAGCCTCACCCCCGACCGCACCCTCGCCTGGCTGGCTCGTGCTGATCTGATCCTGGTCCCCGGCCTGGACGACCATCTCACCCGCGCCCCGGAACCAGTACTCGAGGCCCTGCGCCGCGCACACGTCCGCGGCACCACCATCGCCGCCCTGTGCGGCGGCGCCTTCACACTCGCCCAGGCCGGGCTCCTCGATGGCCGCCGCGCGGTTACACACTGGAACCTCGTCGATCTGCTCCGCGCCCATCACCCTCGCGTCACCGTCGAATCCGACGCGCTCTTCATCGAGGACGGCAGCATCTGGACCGCCGCCGGTACGGCCGCCGGCATCGACCTGTGCCTGCACTTGGTCCGCACGGCTCACGGCGCCGAGGCGGCCGCGACGATCGCCCGCTCGATGGTCACGGCCCCCTTCCGTACCGGGACCCAGGCCCAGTTCATCGAACACCCCACCCCGCGCACCGACCGCGACGCCGACGCCCTCGCATCCGTGCGCGAATACGCCCTCCATCACCTCCACGAACCGCTTGGCGTCGCCGACCTCGCCGCCCACGCGGGCATGTCGGCACGTTCCTTCGCCCGCCACTTCGCCGCGGCCACCGGCGCGACGCCCCTGCGCTGGCTCCTGGACCAGCGCATCGCCGCCGCCCAGAAGCTCCTCGAACACACCGACCTGCCCATGCCCGAGGTCGCCCGCCGTACGGGTTTCGGCAGCGAGATCACGATGCGCCAGCACTTCGCCGCGCGCCTCGCCACCAGCCCGCGCGCCTGCCGCGCCTCCTTCGCCTCCCACGCGTCGCGCGGACCGGGCACCGAACCCCCGGCGTCGGCCCACGCCTGA
- a CDS encoding SDR family NAD(P)-dependent oxidoreductase yields the protein MMDSERHEATPRRTALVTGANKGLGKEISRQLAALGMSVLLTARNDELGSAAAAELAAEGGDIRFARLDVTEEKTIRSVAELVDGSFGRLDILVNNAGVSGVVRGERLPLDEISVETLRSTLETNFVGAFALTQALLPALRTAGGRVVNVTSALATFARTTGSGPAGRADLIPYCASKVALNMTSVLLADQLRESGVTVCSVSPGYVATDMNNFAGTKTVRDGARTVVRFATAAPDELPDRAFITEEGVAPW from the coding sequence ATGATGGACTCCGAGCGGCACGAAGCCACCCCACGGCGTACGGCACTGGTGACCGGCGCCAACAAGGGGCTCGGCAAGGAGATCAGCCGACAACTCGCGGCGCTGGGGATGAGCGTTCTGCTCACCGCCCGGAACGACGAGCTGGGCAGCGCCGCTGCGGCCGAACTCGCGGCCGAGGGCGGTGACATCCGATTCGCACGGCTGGATGTGACCGAGGAGAAAACGATCCGGTCGGTCGCCGAGCTCGTCGACGGATCTTTCGGCCGTCTCGACATCCTCGTCAACAACGCAGGAGTGAGCGGAGTGGTCCGGGGGGAACGCCTGCCCCTCGACGAGATTTCCGTCGAGACGCTGAGGAGCACGCTCGAGACGAACTTCGTCGGAGCGTTCGCGCTCACGCAGGCGTTGCTGCCCGCGCTGCGCACCGCTGGGGGCCGGGTGGTGAATGTGACCAGCGCGCTGGCCACCTTCGCACGGACCACGGGAAGCGGACCGGCGGGACGAGCGGACCTCATTCCGTACTGTGCGTCCAAGGTGGCCCTGAACATGACCTCAGTGCTCCTCGCCGACCAGCTGAGGGAATCGGGCGTCACCGTCTGCTCGGTCTCTCCCGGATACGTCGCGACGGACATGAACAACTTCGCGGGTACGAAGACAGTTCGCGACGGCGCACGGACCGTTGTGCGCTTCGCCACCGCAGCCCCCGATGAGCTGCCCGACCGGGCCTTCATCACGGAAGAGGGTGTCGCGCCCTGGTGA
- a CDS encoding MFS transporter: MTTSEPARKRRGYLAVTLTASGGTFLAMLDSTVTNLAVPDLSKDFPTASLPNLSWVISAYAVMFAALLVPAGRLADVLGRRRLFLLGIGIFTVASLLCGVAPNLPVLIATRGLQGVGAAAMIPASLAILLLDGPADQRVKSIGLWSAASAFAAAVGPSVGGVLVDLFGWRSVFYVNLPFGLLLIIAAVRLLPRPAGSDKRQIPDPLGTLLVALAVGAMTVGVTEGGTWGWWDGRTLACLLGGAAGAVVAVLRSRKHPAPALETSLLGNRSFAVTNVVSLLYGMAQYPWLLVSVLYLTGSWHYSELKAGFAMTPGAVAASVAALAMSRLAPRLGGPRGATLSGLLAFLACGLWMVFGLTDTPSFLTFWLPAGCLVGIGMGAATMGTSAAAALSAPPTRFAAASGMNTTARQFGGALGIAALAVIVQQRTEDGGGTNLDAYVGVFAFSTVVAGVALLISLFWLRVTPPPQAQAAPAARPGTASPAAEERSRG; encoded by the coding sequence GTGACGACATCCGAACCGGCCCGCAAGCGGCGGGGATACCTCGCGGTGACTCTGACGGCGTCAGGGGGCACCTTCCTCGCGATGCTCGACTCCACGGTCACCAACCTGGCGGTGCCGGATCTGTCCAAGGACTTCCCCACCGCCTCCTTACCCAATCTCTCCTGGGTCATCAGCGCCTACGCGGTGATGTTCGCGGCGCTCCTGGTGCCGGCCGGGCGGCTGGCGGACGTACTGGGCCGGAGACGTCTCTTCCTTCTCGGCATCGGGATCTTCACCGTGGCCTCGCTGCTGTGCGGTGTTGCGCCCAACCTCCCTGTACTCATCGCGACCCGCGGGCTGCAGGGGGTGGGCGCCGCCGCGATGATCCCGGCATCGCTGGCGATCCTGCTGCTCGACGGGCCGGCAGACCAACGGGTGAAGTCGATCGGCTTGTGGAGCGCGGCCTCGGCGTTCGCCGCGGCGGTCGGCCCCAGCGTCGGCGGGGTGCTGGTCGACCTGTTCGGCTGGCGCTCTGTGTTCTACGTCAACCTCCCCTTCGGTCTCCTGCTGATTATCGCGGCCGTACGGCTGCTGCCCCGCCCCGCCGGCTCGGACAAGAGGCAGATTCCGGACCCGCTGGGCACCCTTCTGGTCGCTCTCGCGGTCGGTGCAATGACCGTGGGAGTCACGGAGGGCGGCACCTGGGGCTGGTGGGACGGCAGGACACTGGCCTGCCTGCTGGGCGGAGCCGCCGGTGCGGTCGTCGCCGTGCTGCGCTCCAGGAAGCATCCGGCGCCTGCCCTCGAGACGTCTCTGCTGGGCAATCGCTCCTTCGCCGTCACGAACGTGGTGTCGCTCCTGTACGGCATGGCGCAATACCCGTGGCTGCTCGTCAGCGTGCTCTACCTGACCGGCTCCTGGCACTACTCCGAGCTCAAGGCGGGCTTTGCCATGACACCGGGCGCGGTCGCGGCGTCCGTCGCCGCGCTGGCCATGAGCCGGCTGGCCCCGCGACTGGGCGGACCCCGAGGCGCCACGCTGTCCGGGTTGCTGGCCTTCCTGGCGTGCGGTCTCTGGATGGTCTTCGGGCTCACCGACACCCCCTCGTTCCTGACCTTCTGGCTGCCCGCGGGATGCCTGGTCGGCATCGGCATGGGGGCGGCCACAATGGGGACCTCGGCTGCGGCGGCGCTGAGCGCTCCGCCCACCCGGTTCGCCGCGGCAAGCGGTATGAACACCACCGCACGGCAATTCGGTGGCGCGCTGGGCATCGCCGCACTGGCGGTGATCGTGCAGCAGCGCACCGAGGACGGCGGCGGCACGAACCTCGACGCGTATGTGGGCGTCTTCGCCTTCTCCACCGTCGTCGCCGGCGTCGCACTGCTCATCAGCCTGTTCTGGCTGCGTGTCACCCCGCCGCCGCAAGCGCAGGCCGCCCCCGCCGCCAGGCCCGGGACGGCGTCGCCCGCCGCTGAGGAACGGAGCCGAGGATGA
- a CDS encoding ferritin-like domain-containing protein, translated as MSTRIYALPVEQTRWQVPGGGTTVFDWEYDEGRDRLLSLYEKGKQKQWDAAERIDWSIDIDISNPMGVPEQTIAIYGSRVWDKLSQKDKGVIRHHLASWQFSQFLHGEQGALICSSKIVHTVPDLDSKFYAATQVMDEARHVEVYSRYLREKLGLAYPINPSLKSILNDVVSDSRWDMTYLGMQVLIEGLALAAFGLIRDNATEPLAQALNTYVMQDEARHVAFGRLALREYYPELTQAERDEREEFCIEACYQMQERFVGEEVWHNLDIDADECIEFMRNSEHFRAFRSHLFSRIVPTLKDIGLFGRKMKHAFGEMGIIGYEHHDLDSLMEQDEKIASDLDRTRIEQVEKVITLGGADV; from the coding sequence GTGAGCACACGAATCTATGCACTCCCGGTCGAACAGACACGGTGGCAAGTTCCCGGTGGGGGAACGACGGTGTTCGACTGGGAGTACGACGAGGGCCGCGACCGGCTGCTCAGTCTGTACGAGAAGGGCAAGCAGAAACAGTGGGATGCGGCCGAGCGGATTGACTGGTCGATCGACATCGACATCAGCAACCCCATGGGCGTGCCGGAACAGACAATTGCCATCTATGGATCCCGAGTATGGGACAAGCTCAGCCAGAAGGACAAGGGCGTTATTCGCCATCACCTCGCTTCTTGGCAGTTCTCGCAATTCCTGCACGGTGAGCAGGGTGCACTAATCTGCTCTTCGAAGATCGTTCATACTGTGCCCGATCTTGATTCCAAGTTCTATGCGGCAACTCAGGTGATGGACGAGGCCCGGCACGTCGAGGTCTATTCGCGCTACCTCAGAGAGAAACTGGGGCTGGCATACCCGATCAATCCCAGCCTCAAGTCCATCCTCAATGACGTCGTATCCGACTCCCGCTGGGACATGACATACCTGGGCATGCAGGTTCTCATCGAAGGGCTGGCACTGGCCGCGTTCGGGCTGATCCGGGACAACGCCACGGAGCCGCTCGCCCAGGCACTCAATACCTACGTGATGCAGGACGAGGCCCGGCATGTGGCATTCGGCCGGCTCGCGCTTCGCGAGTACTACCCCGAACTCACCCAGGCGGAACGGGACGAGCGTGAAGAGTTCTGCATCGAGGCGTGCTACCAGATGCAGGAGCGGTTCGTCGGCGAAGAGGTCTGGCACAATCTCGACATCGATGCGGACGAGTGCATCGAGTTCATGCGCAACTCCGAGCACTTCCGTGCCTTCCGCAGCCATCTCTTCTCCCGCATTGTGCCGACACTCAAGGACATCGGCCTCTTCGGACGGAAGATGAAGCATGCGTTCGGTGAGATGGGAATCATCGGCTACGAGCATCACGATCTCGACTCCCTCATGGAGCAGGACGAGAAGATCGCAAGCGATCTCGACCGCACCAGGATCGAGCAGGTCGAGAAGGTGATCACGCTGGGCGGCGCCGACGTCTGA